A genomic stretch from Halopiger aswanensis includes:
- a CDS encoding MOSC domain-containing protein, protein MAQLERLRVYPVKGLDGIDLESASILEGGTVEYDREFALFDDEGEVINGKRTDRVHDVETDFDPATRELVLETPDGERQRFALDSESDRERAEAWFGDFFDEEVTLERDRSLGYVDRREMGPSVVSTATLREVVSWFDDDGMTLEGARRRIRANVEISGVPAFWEDRFVGEEAPAFEIEGIRLEGVTPCGRCVVPQRDPDTGEPIAEFQRRFVEKREETFPEWADPDAFDHYYTLMIIASVPPADRGEAIRVGDTVEVVD, encoded by the coding sequence ATGGCACAACTCGAACGGCTCAGGGTGTACCCCGTGAAGGGCCTGGACGGCATCGATCTCGAGTCGGCGTCGATCCTCGAGGGCGGCACCGTCGAGTACGATCGCGAGTTCGCCCTGTTCGACGACGAGGGCGAGGTCATCAACGGCAAGCGAACCGACCGCGTCCACGACGTAGAGACCGATTTCGATCCCGCGACGCGCGAACTCGTCCTCGAGACGCCCGACGGTGAGCGCCAGCGGTTCGCCCTCGACTCCGAGAGCGACCGAGAGCGCGCCGAGGCGTGGTTCGGCGACTTCTTCGACGAGGAGGTGACCCTCGAGCGGGACCGATCGCTCGGCTACGTGGACCGTCGCGAGATGGGGCCGTCGGTCGTCAGCACGGCCACGCTTCGGGAAGTCGTCTCCTGGTTCGACGACGACGGGATGACCCTCGAGGGCGCGCGCCGTCGTATCCGTGCAAACGTCGAAATCTCCGGTGTCCCGGCGTTCTGGGAGGATCGATTCGTCGGCGAGGAAGCCCCGGCGTTCGAGATCGAGGGGATTCGGCTCGAGGGCGTCACCCCCTGCGGTCGCTGCGTCGTTCCCCAGCGCGACCCCGACACCGGCGAGCCGATCGCGGAGTTCCAGCGGCGGTTCGTCGAAAAGCGCGAGGAGACGTTCCCCGAGTGGGCCGACCCGGACGCCTTCGACCACTACTACACGCTGATGATCATCGCGAGCGTGCCGCCGGCCGATCGCGGCGAGGCGATTCGGGTGGGCGATACGGTCGAGGTCGTCGACTAG
- a CDS encoding DUF5789 family protein has product MSHTDDADEVRSLEIGAVTELFTDATFPMTTDEVLAEYADVEIAYPRESDSLRTVLETSGHETYETRDELELAILNGVRRDAVGRPRYSDRGDSPHDTDEHMRMQQSF; this is encoded by the coding sequence ATGAGCCACACAGACGACGCCGACGAGGTCAGATCGCTCGAGATCGGCGCAGTTACCGAACTGTTCACCGATGCGACGTTCCCGATGACCACCGACGAGGTACTCGCGGAGTACGCTGACGTCGAGATCGCCTACCCGCGGGAGTCGGATTCGCTCCGGACGGTCCTCGAGACCTCGGGTCACGAGACCTACGAAACTCGGGACGAACTCGAGCTGGCGATCTTAAACGGCGTCAGGCGGGATGCCGTCGGCCGACCGCGGTACAGCGACCGCGGCGACAGTCCCCACGACACCGACGAGCACATGCGGATGCAGCAGTCGTTCTGA
- a CDS encoding YciE/YciF ferroxidase family protein → MSTTQTPRDALTAELERLYYIEQELRDELETLSNDVAIDTLDDLRELECREQLQYAIDSHREQGDRHIERIEQAFDALGEAPDTRRVPELDGLIADKEKFNNVVLNDELRPLFYIETVLKLEAIECTAYERTMGLASTLEDDAGDAVIDALRKNYDDERDLRSEIDSLADGEAVETLLAAGTAADPADRASLDRSL, encoded by the coding sequence ATGAGTACCACACAGACCCCACGCGACGCACTGACGGCCGAACTCGAGCGGCTCTACTACATCGAGCAGGAACTCCGCGACGAACTCGAGACGCTGTCGAACGACGTCGCGATCGATACGCTGGACGACCTGCGCGAACTGGAGTGTCGCGAACAACTGCAGTATGCGATCGACAGCCACCGCGAACAGGGCGATCGCCATATCGAGCGGATCGAACAGGCTTTCGATGCGCTCGGCGAGGCTCCCGACACCCGTCGCGTCCCGGAACTCGACGGCCTGATCGCCGACAAAGAGAAGTTCAACAACGTCGTGCTGAACGACGAACTCCGGCCGCTGTTCTACATCGAGACGGTGCTGAAACTCGAGGCGATCGAGTGTACGGCCTACGAGCGGACGATGGGGCTGGCCAGCACGCTCGAGGACGACGCCGGCGACGCGGTCATCGACGCGCTCCGGAAGAATTACGACGACGAGCGGGACCTCCGGTCGGAGATCGACTCGCTGGCCGACGGCGAAGCCGTCGAAACGCTGCTCGCCGCCGGGACGGCCGCCGATCCCGCCGACCGGGCGTCGCTGGATCGCTCACTGTGA
- a CDS encoding YciE/YciF ferroxidase family protein, translating into MNVETLEDLFGYQLQHAYYVERTHAELLDEMATDAPSDELGDRFAAHREETARQIERLEDVFAALGRRPRASRARSVDGLADARHLRDDAEGEPTVPDDLELGLLAERLEIRSYETLVRLAGRLAYADDVVEPLETTLAEERATLQALEELETELSIGETMALEEA; encoded by the coding sequence ATGAACGTCGAAACGCTCGAGGACCTGTTCGGATACCAGTTACAGCACGCCTACTACGTCGAACGCACGCACGCCGAACTGCTCGACGAGATGGCGACCGACGCGCCCAGCGACGAACTCGGCGATCGGTTCGCCGCTCACCGCGAGGAAACCGCCCGCCAGATCGAGCGCCTCGAGGACGTCTTCGCGGCGCTGGGTCGCCGGCCGCGGGCCAGCCGCGCGCGCTCGGTCGACGGGCTGGCCGACGCGAGACACCTGCGCGACGATGCCGAGGGCGAGCCGACCGTTCCCGACGACCTCGAACTCGGGCTGCTTGCCGAACGCCTCGAGATCAGGAGCTACGAGACGCTGGTGCGGCTGGCCGGCCGGCTGGCCTACGCCGACGACGTCGTCGAACCGCTCGAGACGACCCTCGCGGAGGAGCGGGCGACGCTGCAGGCGCTCGAGGAACTCGAAACGGAGCTCTCGATCGGCGAGACGATGGCGCTCGAGGAGGCGTAG
- a CDS encoding cupin domain-containing protein codes for MIPSSDTDVDPADVIANPVTGERIRFREATPAALRFDYRLEPGGFGVGKVDHVHPKQAERIAVESGRLGVRIDGDEWTATPGTRFSVLPGTDHTIWNEGADELHAVIELRPALEMRPFFETLFGLAREGKTNDWGLPGPLQLAVLADEYREAFAFGRIPLPVQRALVGALAPIGRRAGYRAQYDRFSGERARTGSHSGR; via the coding sequence ATGATTCCCTCGAGCGACACCGACGTCGACCCCGCCGACGTGATCGCGAACCCGGTAACGGGCGAACGAATCCGCTTTCGCGAGGCGACGCCGGCGGCGCTGCGGTTCGACTACCGGCTGGAACCCGGCGGCTTCGGCGTCGGGAAGGTCGATCACGTCCATCCGAAGCAGGCCGAACGGATCGCGGTCGAGTCGGGCCGGCTCGGCGTCCGCATCGACGGCGACGAGTGGACGGCGACGCCGGGAACGCGGTTTTCGGTGCTTCCCGGAACGGATCACACGATCTGGAACGAGGGCGCCGACGAACTGCACGCGGTGATCGAACTCCGCCCCGCCCTCGAGATGCGGCCGTTCTTCGAGACGCTGTTCGGGCTCGCGCGCGAGGGAAAGACCAACGACTGGGGCCTGCCCGGTCCGCTGCAACTGGCGGTGCTCGCCGACGAGTACCGCGAGGCCTTCGCCTTCGGCCGGATTCCGCTGCCCGTCCAGCGCGCGCTCGTCGGGGCGCTCGCCCCGATCGGCCGGCGTGCGGGGTACCGGGCGCAGTACGATCGGTTCAGCGGGGAGCGCGCTCGCACCGGGTCGCACTCGGGGCGGTGA
- a CDS encoding glutamate--cysteine ligase, translated as MINTRLEADYWVVDSDGDFAPAGSIADTEGIAAEKRALASLVTVTTPSCESSSALRQAFVARLEAACERAADAERRLVPLATPINGDPVVDRSGGDRTRLQRVIDDAANDGADGSGTGLGAEPGSNADRGPYCAGARVCVEQRSVTDQLNALLALTPALALVNTSPYVGGDRVAVGARTHCYRTRLGGTRTHSDQPCRYVDSAADWTRRLEERYERVADRAVDNGVDPAAVADHLEPAAVGWTPVALRERAEPPMLEWRAPDTALPRQLLGLAEDVATVMDRLRRGTVRIGGRGERGESRGRLGPRETERDGAAPPGRVTRNGLALPRSTTVADLVDAATYEGLESTPLVAYLERMGFAVDDYHPISARIDGRQFVTRADARELRLEYAGLLEADVAALAESAESTES; from the coding sequence ATGATAAACACGCGCCTCGAGGCCGACTACTGGGTCGTCGATAGCGACGGCGATTTCGCGCCGGCGGGATCGATCGCCGACACAGAGGGAATCGCAGCCGAAAAACGCGCTCTCGCGTCGCTGGTCACAGTGACGACGCCATCCTGCGAGTCGAGCAGCGCGCTTCGGCAGGCGTTCGTCGCGCGACTCGAGGCGGCGTGCGAACGCGCCGCCGACGCGGAGCGGCGGCTCGTGCCGCTGGCGACGCCGATCAACGGGGATCCGGTCGTCGATCGGTCGGGCGGCGATCGCACTCGGCTGCAGCGAGTGATCGACGACGCCGCGAACGACGGTGCGGACGGCAGCGGAACGGGGCTCGGCGCCGAGCCGGGATCGAACGCCGATCGCGGCCCCTACTGCGCCGGCGCTCGAGTCTGCGTCGAACAGCGATCGGTGACCGACCAGCTCAACGCCCTGCTCGCGCTGACGCCCGCGCTTGCGCTGGTCAACACCTCGCCCTACGTCGGTGGCGACCGCGTCGCTGTCGGCGCGCGGACCCACTGTTACCGGACGCGACTCGGCGGGACTCGGACGCACAGCGACCAGCCCTGCCGGTACGTCGACTCCGCCGCTGACTGGACGCGCCGTCTCGAGGAACGATACGAGCGGGTTGCGGATCGGGCGGTGGACAACGGCGTCGATCCGGCGGCGGTGGCGGATCACCTCGAACCCGCGGCCGTCGGCTGGACGCCGGTCGCGCTCCGCGAGCGGGCCGAGCCGCCGATGCTCGAGTGGCGAGCGCCGGACACGGCCCTGCCGAGGCAACTCCTCGGACTAGCCGAGGACGTCGCGACGGTGATGGATCGGCTTCGCCGCGGCACCGTTCGCATCGGCGGCCGAGGAGAGCGCGGCGAGTCACGCGGCCGCCTCGGGCCCCGCGAAACCGAGCGCGACGGCGCGGCGCCGCCGGGTCGGGTCACGCGCAACGGCCTCGCGCTTCCGCGCTCGACGACCGTCGCCGACCTCGTCGACGCGGCGACCTACGAGGGTCTCGAGTCGACGCCGCTCGTCGCCTACCTCGAGCGGATGGGATTCGCCGTCGACGACTACCACCCGATCTCCGCGCGGATCGACGGCCGCCAGTTCGTCACCCGAGCCGACGCGCGGGAGCTCCGGCTCGAGTACGCGGGGCTGCTCGAGGCGGACGTCGCGGCGCTCGCGGAGTCGGCGGAGTCGACGGAGTCGTAA
- a CDS encoding sensor histidine kinase yields the protein MNSQSDPSNPRDSQAEVADTIDALTVESGLEALQSSPAFDGTVEPFVGLEDLETCEHIALFYSTHEERFATVTPFVRQGIETGERVMYVIDDYTESEILAELRGGSVDIDAALESGQLTFHSLEETYLRSGRFDADDMLEVYAEAIEEAKAEYPGLRVTASTNFILDEYATIEEFMAYESRVNELFRGEDCIALCHYDRERIPAETLVDVIRTHPHLVYDDTVCHNFYYTPPEEFFEPDEPDRDVDRMLHTLVDRSRARAELNETVAELEESNERLKRFAYVASHDLQEPLRMISSYLQLLESRYADDLDADAEEYIDFAVDGADRMREMVDGLLTYSKIDLDESEFEPVDTADVVEGVLDGLEGRIDETDATVAVGELPEVVGVGRQLDQLFSNLLTNAIKYSGDEPPEIEIDADRRGDRCVFSVADNGIGIEPEYVDQIFDVFSRLHTNDEFEGTGIGLSLCRKIVDHHDGDIWVDSEPGEGTTFYFTLPTAT from the coding sequence ATGAATTCACAGTCCGATCCCAGCAACCCGCGGGACTCTCAGGCGGAGGTTGCTGACACCATCGATGCGCTGACCGTCGAGAGCGGGCTGGAAGCGCTGCAGTCGAGTCCGGCGTTCGACGGCACGGTCGAGCCGTTCGTCGGACTCGAGGATCTCGAGACCTGCGAGCACATCGCCCTCTTCTACAGCACGCACGAGGAGCGGTTCGCGACTGTCACCCCGTTCGTTCGCCAGGGGATCGAGACGGGCGAACGCGTGATGTACGTCATCGACGACTACACCGAATCCGAGATTCTCGCGGAACTCCGCGGCGGGAGCGTCGACATCGACGCCGCCCTCGAGTCGGGCCAACTGACCTTCCACTCGCTCGAGGAAACCTACCTCCGGTCCGGCCGCTTCGACGCCGACGACATGCTCGAGGTGTACGCCGAGGCCATCGAGGAAGCGAAAGCGGAGTACCCGGGCCTTCGCGTGACCGCGAGCACGAACTTCATCCTCGACGAGTACGCGACGATCGAGGAGTTCATGGCCTACGAGAGCCGCGTGAACGAACTCTTCCGGGGCGAGGACTGCATCGCGCTCTGTCACTACGACCGCGAGCGGATTCCGGCGGAGACGCTCGTCGACGTGATTCGAACGCATCCCCACCTCGTCTACGACGATACGGTCTGTCACAACTTCTACTACACGCCGCCGGAGGAGTTCTTCGAACCCGACGAGCCCGATCGGGACGTCGATCGAATGCTGCACACGCTGGTCGATCGCTCCAGGGCGCGGGCCGAACTCAACGAGACGGTCGCGGAACTGGAGGAGTCGAACGAGCGGCTCAAGCGGTTCGCCTACGTCGCCTCGCACGACCTCCAGGAGCCCCTGCGGATGATCTCGAGCTACCTGCAACTGCTCGAGTCCCGGTACGCCGACGACCTCGACGCGGACGCGGAGGAGTACATCGACTTCGCCGTCGACGGCGCCGATCGGATGCGGGAGATGGTCGACGGCCTGCTCACGTACTCGAAAATCGATCTGGACGAATCGGAGTTCGAACCGGTCGACACTGCCGACGTCGTCGAGGGCGTGCTGGACGGTTTGGAGGGCCGAATCGACGAAACCGACGCGACGGTCGCGGTCGGCGAGTTACCCGAGGTCGTCGGCGTCGGCCGGCAACTCGACCAACTCTTCTCGAATCTGCTCACGAACGCGATCAAGTACAGCGGGGACGAGCCGCCGGAAATCGAGATCGACGCCGATCGCCGGGGCGACCGCTGCGTGTTTTCGGTCGCCGATAACGGAATCGGGATCGAACCGGAGTACGTCGATCAGATCTTCGACGTTTTCAGTCGCCTCCACACGAACGACGAGTTCGAGGGGACCGGCATCGGCCTCTCGCTGTGTCGAAAGATCGTCGACCACCACGACGGCGATATCTGGGTCGACTCCGAGCCCGGGGAAGGGACGACGTTTTACTTTACGCTCCCGACGGCCACGTAA
- a CDS encoding ThuA domain-containing protein, translating into MTNALLIGENTFPFHKIDEKGPELVDAVGDTADVTTTTDRDELAALPDSEYDLLIDYLTDSTLTDDQQAGLLEFVRAGGGYLGVHCAADLQSTEPSDPDADDVLEKRDEPVPGLRSLLGGHFLDHPEQAEFGVDIVADHPVTEGVADFSVHDEPYQVDADEGAESDLTVLARMDHPDPDFEDYPIAWVRTEGDGRVCYVSIGHTDEALQSAGFRGLLRNAIAWTTAEA; encoded by the coding sequence ATGACGAACGCGCTACTGATCGGCGAGAATACGTTTCCGTTCCACAAGATCGACGAGAAGGGGCCGGAACTGGTCGACGCGGTCGGCGATACCGCCGACGTGACGACCACGACGGACCGCGACGAGCTCGCCGCGCTGCCCGATTCGGAGTACGACCTCCTGATCGACTACCTCACCGACAGCACGCTCACCGACGACCAGCAGGCGGGTCTGCTCGAGTTCGTCCGGGCGGGCGGGGGCTACCTCGGCGTCCACTGCGCCGCCGACCTGCAGAGTACGGAGCCGTCCGACCCCGACGCCGACGACGTTCTCGAGAAACGCGACGAACCGGTCCCCGGACTCCGCTCGCTGCTGGGCGGCCACTTCCTCGATCATCCCGAACAGGCCGAGTTCGGCGTCGATATCGTCGCCGACCATCCCGTAACCGAGGGCGTCGCGGACTTCAGCGTCCACGACGAACCGTATCAGGTGGACGCCGACGAGGGCGCGGAGAGCGATCTAACGGTTCTCGCCCGGATGGACCACCCGGATCCCGACTTCGAGGACTACCCGATCGCCTGGGTCCGAACGGAAGGGGACGGCCGAGTCTGCTACGTCTCGATCGGCCACACGGACGAGGCGCTGCAAAGCGCCGGCTTCCGCGGGCTCCTGCGGAACGCGATCGCCTGGACGACGGCCGAAGCGTGA
- a CDS encoding Gfo/Idh/MocA family protein produces the protein MDFGVLSTAGIARKAFLPGIEPTEHEVTAVASRDLERAEAFADEHGIANCYEGYEALIEEADVDAVYIPLPNEFHAEWTKKAADAGIDVLCEKPLTVDAAEAREVVAHCEEQGVTLMEGFMYLYHPRTERALELASEELEDVRSVTASFKFPLFGNPDDIRLSPDLHGGSLMDVGCYPVSLVRQVLGEPNSVYTYTNDSRDSGVDTELAGIFEYDDASARIASGFDTQDVQRYRIEAANGWIEVEGAFNPSSDAYELEYYIDGRHAVETFDPVDQYRLEIEHFADCAETGRQPRTDGNEAIANMAVIDALYESAETDRAVDVDEA, from the coding sequence ATGGATTTCGGCGTACTGAGTACGGCGGGCATCGCGCGGAAGGCCTTTCTCCCCGGCATCGAACCGACCGAGCACGAGGTCACGGCCGTCGCCTCTCGAGACCTCGAGCGAGCCGAGGCGTTCGCCGACGAGCACGGGATCGCAAACTGCTACGAGGGGTACGAGGCGCTCATCGAGGAGGCAGACGTCGACGCGGTCTACATCCCGCTGCCGAACGAGTTCCACGCCGAGTGGACGAAGAAGGCGGCCGACGCGGGCATCGACGTGCTCTGCGAGAAGCCCCTGACCGTCGACGCCGCGGAGGCCCGCGAGGTCGTCGCCCACTGCGAGGAGCAGGGCGTGACGCTGATGGAGGGCTTCATGTACCTTTACCATCCCCGCACCGAGCGCGCGCTCGAGCTCGCCAGCGAGGAACTCGAGGACGTCCGCTCCGTGACGGCGTCGTTCAAGTTCCCGCTGTTCGGTAACCCCGACGACATCCGCCTCTCGCCGGACTTACACGGCGGCAGCCTGATGGACGTGGGTTGCTACCCGGTCTCGCTGGTCCGACAGGTCCTCGGCGAGCCGAACAGCGTCTACACCTACACGAACGACTCCCGCGACAGCGGCGTCGACACCGAACTGGCCGGCATCTTCGAGTACGACGACGCCTCGGCCCGGATCGCCTCCGGGTTCGACACCCAGGACGTCCAGCGCTACCGCATCGAGGCCGCCAACGGCTGGATCGAGGTCGAGGGCGCCTTCAACCCCTCGAGCGACGCGTACGAACTCGAGTACTACATCGACGGCCGCCACGCCGTCGAAACCTTCGACCCGGTCGATCAGTACCGCCTCGAGATCGAGCACTTCGCCGACTGCGCCGAGACCGGTCGCCAGCCCCGCACCGACGGGAACGAAGCGATCGCCAACATGGCGGTCATCGACGCGCTCTACGAGAGCGCCGAGACGGATCGCGCCGTCGACGTCGACGAGGCCTGA
- the larE gene encoding ATP-dependent sacrificial sulfur transferase LarE: protein MTTVEDEVEAKLEAAREDLADRDGVLIAFSGGVDSSAVAAIAHDALGDDAIACTAKSETLPEAELEDAKRVADEIGIRHEIVSFSELASDDFVENDDDRCYHCRTMRLGEMLETARENDVETVCDGTNADDPGAGHRPGLQAVEELDVHSPLLAHDITKDEVRAIAEHYGLSVADKPSMACLSSRIPTGLEVTEERLTRVEQAEALLRQWGFDQFRVRDHDGLARIEVAPDELERALTTEFAETVREELSRIGFDHVTLDLHGYRTGSVSPETNAETDEPVVEDVFAAESETDD from the coding sequence ATGACAACGGTCGAGGACGAGGTCGAGGCGAAACTCGAGGCCGCGCGCGAGGACCTCGCCGATCGCGACGGGGTGCTGATCGCCTTCTCCGGCGGGGTCGACTCGAGCGCGGTGGCCGCGATCGCCCACGACGCCCTCGGCGACGACGCGATCGCCTGCACCGCGAAAAGCGAGACGCTCCCCGAAGCCGAACTCGAGGACGCAAAGCGGGTCGCCGACGAGATCGGCATCCGCCACGAGATCGTCTCCTTCTCCGAACTCGCAAGCGACGACTTCGTCGAGAACGACGACGATCGCTGCTACCACTGTCGGACGATGCGACTCGGCGAGATGCTCGAGACGGCCCGCGAAAACGACGTCGAGACGGTCTGCGACGGGACGAACGCGGACGATCCCGGTGCGGGCCACCGCCCCGGCCTGCAGGCCGTCGAAGAACTGGACGTCCACTCGCCGCTTTTGGCTCACGACATCACGAAAGACGAGGTGCGGGCGATCGCCGAGCACTACGGCCTCTCGGTCGCCGACAAACCCTCGATGGCCTGCCTCTCCTCGCGGATCCCGACCGGCCTCGAGGTCACTGAGGAGCGTCTAACGCGGGTCGAGCAGGCCGAGGCCCTGCTGCGGCAGTGGGGCTTCGACCAGTTCCGCGTCCGCGACCACGACGGCCTCGCTCGCATCGAAGTCGCGCCCGACGAACTCGAGCGCGCGCTGACGACGGAGTTCGCCGAAACCGTCCGCGAGGAACTGTCGCGGATCGGCTTCGACCACGTCACGCTGGACCTGCACGGGTACCGGACCGGGAGCGTCAGCCCCGAGACGAACGCGGAGACCGACGAGCCGGTCGTCGAGGACGTCTTCGCGGCGGAGTCCGAAACCGACGATTGA
- a CDS encoding nitrite/sulfite reductase: MVHKKEEQKEDCYGDEVREHIEEFAENGGFEAIPEDEVDKWTTRFKFWGVFQQRSGQEEYFMMRLTNASGILEPGQLRRIGEVARDYAKGPVENPEFGNGWIDLTTRQSIQLHWLELEDIPEIWEKLEAVGVHSRSAGGDTMRNISGCPLHGKAEEFVESGSLLERFEEELRGDDELANMPRKFNISVSGCRVGCAQDSLNDIGFEPATKEIDGEEVRGFNVCIGGGLGGRQPRAATPLDVFVRPENAYEVGRGFVELYHDYGNRQNRSKNRARFFAEDWGMEKIRETLQEEYVDFELHTAGEDFRGEYTYNAGRPHDEGPHDHVGVGDQKGDGMKYVGLSVPVGRLPAEDAIGLADLADEYGSGEIRLTRRQNPVIVDVPHEEVDALLAEPLLEEYPPEPSTFERGAMACTGTEFCSIALTETKARMARMLRWLNTNVDLPDDVGKIKMHYSGCTADCGQAMTADIGLQGMRARKDGEMVEAFDIGVGGGVGEDPSFVDWIQQRVPADEAPGAIRNLLEAYAAHRECETPEGSREGGEAVRGQTFRQWVEATAQEQLIEFCEPEETDFEAPYMDDAKQSWYPFADSPSAAAAAEEAAPSDD; this comes from the coding sequence ATGGTGCATAAGAAAGAGGAACAGAAGGAAGACTGCTACGGCGACGAGGTGCGCGAGCACATCGAGGAGTTCGCGGAAAACGGCGGCTTCGAAGCCATCCCGGAGGACGAAGTCGACAAGTGGACCACCCGGTTCAAGTTCTGGGGGGTCTTCCAGCAGCGCTCCGGTCAGGAGGAGTACTTCATGATGCGGCTGACCAACGCCAGCGGCATCTTAGAGCCGGGTCAGCTGCGCCGCATCGGCGAGGTCGCCCGCGACTACGCGAAGGGGCCCGTCGAAAACCCCGAGTTCGGCAACGGCTGGATCGATCTGACGACGCGCCAGTCGATCCAACTGCACTGGCTCGAGCTCGAGGACATCCCAGAAATCTGGGAAAAACTCGAGGCAGTCGGCGTCCACTCCCGCTCTGCGGGCGGCGACACGATGCGCAACATTTCGGGCTGTCCGCTCCACGGCAAGGCCGAGGAGTTCGTCGAGTCCGGGTCGCTGCTCGAGCGCTTCGAGGAGGAACTGCGCGGGGATGACGAACTGGCGAACATGCCGCGGAAGTTCAACATCAGCGTCTCGGGCTGTCGGGTCGGCTGCGCGCAGGACTCGCTGAACGACATCGGGTTCGAGCCGGCGACGAAGGAGATCGACGGCGAGGAAGTTCGTGGCTTCAACGTCTGCATCGGCGGCGGCCTCGGCGGTCGCCAGCCCCGCGCCGCGACGCCGCTGGACGTCTTCGTCCGGCCCGAAAACGCCTACGAGGTCGGCCGCGGGTTCGTCGAACTCTACCACGACTACGGCAACCGCCAGAACCGCTCGAAGAACCGGGCCCGGTTCTTCGCCGAGGACTGGGGCATGGAGAAAATCCGCGAGACGCTGCAGGAGGAGTACGTCGACTTCGAGCTACACACCGCCGGCGAGGACTTCCGCGGCGAGTACACCTACAACGCCGGCCGACCCCACGACGAGGGCCCGCACGACCACGTCGGCGTCGGCGACCAGAAGGGGGACGGCATGAAGTACGTCGGCCTGAGCGTCCCCGTCGGCCGCCTGCCGGCCGAGGACGCCATCGGGCTGGCCGATCTGGCCGACGAGTACGGCTCCGGCGAGATTCGGCTGACCCGCCGGCAGAACCCCGTCATCGTCGACGTTCCCCACGAGGAGGTCGACGCCCTGCTCGCGGAACCGCTGCTCGAGGAGTACCCGCCCGAACCCAGCACGTTCGAGCGCGGCGCGATGGCCTGTACGGGGACGGAGTTCTGCTCGATCGCGCTGACCGAGACGAAGGCGCGGATGGCCCGCATGCTGCGCTGGCTGAACACGAACGTCGACCTCCCCGACGACGTCGGGAAGATCAAGATGCACTACTCCGGTTGTACGGCCGACTGCGGGCAGGCGATGACCGCCGACATCGGCCTGCAGGGGATGCGCGCCCGCAAGGACGGCGAGATGGTCGAAGCCTTCGACATCGGCGTCGGCGGCGGCGTCGGCGAGGACCCCTCCTTCGTCGACTGGATCCAGCAGCGCGTCCCGGCCGACGAGGCCCCCGGCGCGATCCGCAACCTGCTCGAGGCCTACGCGGCCCACCGGGAGTGCGAGACTCCGGAGGGGTCTCGAGAGGGCGGTGAAGCCGTCCGGGGGCAGACGTTCCGCCAGTGGGTCGAGGCCACGGCCCAGGAACAGCTCATCGAGTTCTGCGAACCCGAGGAGACGGACTTCGAGGCGCCGTACATGGACGACGCCAAGCAGTCGTGGTACCCCTTCGCCGACAGCCCGTCGGCGGCCGCCGCAGCCGAGGAAGCTGCACCGTCGGACGACTGA